One region of Streptomyces sp. NBC_00442 genomic DNA includes:
- a CDS encoding DUF7736 domain-containing protein, whose protein sequence is MALIPLADVLTITTDRMLSHRHMDGLYDLLRHMTGQDVYTHQLSAVADACIPALTAQHPFLSTLQPPADIGREDLYAWLVEAERVHGDKLEVAPLAEWTYRDPIEDAADQVGADKVWRIDGFGKGQTP, encoded by the coding sequence ATGGCCTTGATCCCTCTCGCCGACGTCCTGACCATCACAACGGACCGGATGCTGTCCCACCGCCACATGGACGGCCTGTACGACCTGCTCCGGCACATGACCGGCCAGGACGTATACACCCACCAGCTCTCGGCCGTTGCTGACGCCTGCATCCCGGCACTTACCGCGCAGCACCCGTTCCTGAGCACACTGCAGCCGCCCGCCGATATCGGTCGCGAGGACTTGTACGCCTGGCTCGTCGAGGCCGAACGGGTCCACGGCGACAAGCTGGAGGTCGCACCGCTCGCCGAGTGGACCTACCGAGACCCGATCGAGGATGCGGCCGACCAGGTCGGCGCCGACAAGGTGTGGCGGATCGACGGATTCGGCAAGGGTCAGACTCCGTAA
- a CDS encoding helix-turn-helix domain-containing protein: MLADQPDWISTARQRLGRRIRDARMDADLTQEELAERARIDRSTIQRIELGQNDARFSHLLMISEAIRVPLRDLMP, encoded by the coding sequence GTGCTCGCCGATCAGCCCGACTGGATCTCTACCGCTCGACAGCGGCTGGGCCGGCGTATCCGAGACGCACGCATGGACGCGGATCTAACCCAAGAGGAGCTCGCTGAGCGGGCTCGGATTGACCGATCGACGATCCAGCGGATCGAGCTGGGTCAGAACGACGCACGTTTCAGTCACCTCCTGATGATCAGCGAGGCCATCCGCGTACCGCTGCGGGACCTCATGCCATGA
- a CDS encoding DUF6221 family protein, with amino-acid sequence MDDLVQFLRDRYDDAESAALGAKGETSGRWTQDDGPPEDIMLYDKSGKLTVGQARHIARHDPARVLAEIEAKRQILRDLEQAEFSLSKAEAGTVPHDLMTGAVNTLRRTVRLLAQPYSDHPDYREGWRP; translated from the coding sequence ATGGACGACCTCGTGCAGTTCCTGCGCGACCGCTACGACGATGCCGAATCGGCAGCGCTCGGCGCCAAGGGCGAAACCAGCGGCCGATGGACACAAGACGACGGCCCGCCCGAAGACATCATGCTGTACGACAAGAGCGGAAAACTAACGGTGGGGCAGGCACGGCACATCGCCCGCCACGACCCGGCCCGCGTCCTCGCCGAGATCGAGGCCAAGCGGCAGATCCTCCGCGACCTGGAGCAGGCCGAGTTCTCACTGAGCAAGGCTGAGGCGGGCACGGTGCCACACGACCTGATGACCGGAGCGGTGAACACCCTGCGCCGTACAGTCCGTCTCCTTGCCCAGCCATACAGCGACCACCCGGACTACCGCGAGGGATGGCGGCCGTAG